In Microbacterium sp. ABRD28, the genomic stretch GGCAGCCGCTGCATGAGCACATCAACGACGGGGATCGACTGGGTGAAGCTCGTGCCGAGGTTTCCCTGCACCATCTGCCCGAGGTAGAGCAGATACTGCACGATCAGGGGCTGATCGAGCCCGTACTGGGTGAGAAGGGCCGCCCGTGTCTCATCGGTCATGTTCGGGCTCGCGATGGCGAGCGCGGGATCTCCGGGAAGCAGGCGCAGCAGGAGGAAGGTCACGGTCACTGCGAAGAGGATCGTGAACACTCCCCTGCCGACCCGGCGGAGAACGAACAGAGCGTAGGACATGGGCGGCCCTTCTCGCCTACTCGGTGACCTTGTAGGCGCTGGCGATCGAGATGGGGTTCACGATCGAGAGCAGTTCGCTGGGCTTGGAGATGAAGCCGGCCCAGTCGGAGCTGTGCGCAACGAAGAGGTTCTGCGTGTACATCACGTTGTCGTAGACCTCGTCGTGCACCAGCTGGGCCGCCTCGCGCATGATGGCGATCTTCTCCTCCTCGTCGAAGGTGGCCGACGCCTGAAGGATGAGGTCGTTCAGCGCGGGATCATCGACGTAGGTGTAGTTGATCGCCCCATCGGGAAGGTACGACAGTGCGAAGTTCGTGACCGGGTCATCCATGATGGCGAAGTTGCCGGCATAGATGTCGTAGTCACCCTCGTTCGTCATCGCCAGGTAGGTGTTTCGCTCAGTGCCCTGCAGCTCGATCGTGATCCCGGCCTCGGCGGCGCCGTCTTTGACGAGCTGGGCCCACTGGCTGGTGACCGGGTCTTGCAGCGAGTAGATGAGGCGGAAGCTCACCGGGAACATGCCACTGGCGTCGGCGGTGTAGCCGGCATCTTCCATCAGCTGCCGAGAAAGCTCAGGGTCGTACTCGTACTCCGTGATCGAGTCGTCGTAGTACTTCGACAGCACCGGCATGAGCGGGCTCGAGCCGGTCGAGACCGCCTGACCCTGCAGCACCACGTCACGAATGGCTTCGTAGTCGGCCGCATGCGCGAGCGCCCGGCGCACCTCGGTCTTGGCCAGATCCGGGTTCTGCATGTTGTAGGTCATGTGGGCGTAGCCGAGACCGGTGACCTCGGCGACCTCGATGCCGTCGGTATTGCGCAGCTGCTCGACCTGCGCCGGCGGGAGCGAGTTCGCGATCACGTCGACCTCGCCGCTCTGCAGCGCCAGGATCTCGGTGTTCACATCGGGGAAGACGCGGTAGATGACCGACGCGGGCCCGGGCGTCCCACCCTCGACGAGAGGGTAGTTCTCGACCCTTTCGAGGGTGTACGACTGGCCCACCTGCACGCTCGTCAGGCGGTAGGGCCCGGCGCTGACCCAGCCGTCCTCGCCGCCGTCGTTGGCGAACTCGGCGACAGACCCTGCGGGCTCGAACACATGCTGCGGCACCACGTTGCCCCAGAACCCGATCTCTTCGACGATCGACGAGTCTGGCTGGGTGAGGGTGATCTCCACGCGCGTATCCGAGACGGCTTCGGCCGACTCGAAATTCGCCATTTGGCCGTAGAACGTGCCGGCCGGGGCATCCTGCTTCACCGCGTTCATCGTGTACGCGACGTCTTCGGCGGTCAGCGGCTCGCCGTCGCTCCAGGTCATGTCGTCGCGGATCTCGTAGAAGCCGGTGGTGTCGTCGACGTACCCCCAGTCGACGGCCAGCTCGGCGGACTTCGAACCGTCGTCGCCGATGCTCAGCAGGTGCGGGTACATCAGATTCGTCACCCAGTAGTCGCTGCGACTATTGCCGATGAGCGGGTTGTAGTTCACCACGTCTGTCGTCGTCGCGATGGTGAGCGTGTCACTGCTTCCCCCGCTCGACGCGTCACCGCTTGCTGCGGGCTCGGGCGCCTGCGGGGCGCAAGCGGTGAGCGCGAGTGCCGCCGCGGCCGCGATGGCGCCGATGGCGATGCGTGTCTTGTGTGTGGTCACACCCATACCTCCTCGAGTAGCCGCATGGTGTTCCCCCCGACGACGGCGCGGATCTCGTCGTCGGAGTAGTCGTGCTTGACCAGCCAGCCGATGATGTTGCCCATCGCCTCGGCGGGGTTCTCGACACCGTCGACGTAGGGAACCTCGTCGAACTCGACCTGCCCGTGCGCCTGGCCGAGCGAGAGCTGGGCGGCGAAGGCATGGTGCAGTCCGACGTGGTCGCCGAAGAGAGTGTCGGGGCCGAAGCTCACGTGCTCGATCCCCACGAGCTCGGCGCAGTAGACGAAGTGGTCCATGACCGACTCGAGGGAGTGGAGAGGATGCTTCGGCGACAGCGTCGTGTGAGGGGCGGCCTCGATGCCGATCACCCCGCCGCGACGGGCGCATTCGACGATGGTCTCGTCGGTCTTCATGCGGTTGGTCGGCCACACGGTGCGGGCGCCGGCGTGGGTGATGAAGACCGGCTTGGTGGAGGCCTTGATCACGTCGACACAGGTCCGGTCGCCGGAGTGCGAGATGTCGATGGCGATGCCGAGCTTGTTCATACGCTGAACGGCGCGCTCGCCGAAGTAGGTCAGCCCCCCGTCGCCGCGCTCCTTCAGGCCGCTGCCGAGCGTGTTGGCCTCGGAGTAGGCGATTCCCATCTGACGCACGCCGAACCCGTAGAGTACGTCGAGCCGATCGACCTCGTTCTCGATCATGGTCGCCGCTTCCAGCGCGAAGATGTGGGCGATCCGGCCGGTTTCGTGGGCGTAGCGGATGTCTTTGAGCGTCTCACCCTTGATGAGGTAGTCCTGATGGGCGAGGTCGGCCATCCGCACGCCGAGGTCGAACAGCACGTCCTGGTACTTCCATCCGGCGTCGCTGGAGATGCAGCAGGTGCCGTCCATGCCGTTGTCGAACACCGCGGTGAGGCCCGATCGCGACAGACCCTCGTAGCCGGTGGGTTCGCGACCCTGGCGGATGTGGTCCTTGAGGTGGTCCATGTTCTCGGGGAAGACCTGCACGTGCTCATGCAATGAGATGACGACCTCATCGCGCTGCAGGCGCTCGGCGCGCTCGGCCTGAGTGGAGGTCAGCTCGAGACCTGCGTACTCGGGCACTCGTCCGATCTGTCGGGCGTAACCGAAGTCGCGGTAGTCGACTCCCGCCTCCAGATACTCGTAGGCCTTGTAGCCGGTATAGCGCTCTGCTGGTTCGAGCACGTTTCCTCCTTCGTGTGACGGCACCCCCACGCGCGCCGGGATCGGCAATCGGGGGATGATGGATGACTCTGGCGCTTATCCGGCACACATGTCAAGCTTTCTGAGCATATTCGGCACTTTGTCCTCAATACCGACACAATCTCGGAGCTTTTGCGCTATGAATGGTCTCGTGCACATCGATGACGCCGCCCAGCCCGTGCTCCGAGTGCGAGGGCTCCGCATCGGGTTCCGATCCGAGGGCACAGTTTCTCCTGCCGTCGACGGGGTCGACCTCGACGTCAAGCCCGGCGAGCTGGTGGCCCTGCTCGGTGAATCCGGGTCGGGCAAGACCGTCACTGCCCGCGCGATCATGGGCATCCAGGATTCGGCTGCCGTGGTGACCGCCGATGAGATGAGACTCGGCGACGTCGACCTTCGTGCGTTGGATGAGGAGGGGATGCGACGGCTCCGCGGCGTGCGCATGAGCATGGTGCTGCAAGACGCACTTTCCGCGCTGAACCCGGTGCTCACCATCGGCGATCAGATCGGCGAGGTGTTTCGCGTTCACCGCAAGACCACGAGACGGCACGCACGCGCGAAGGCGATCGAGCTGCTGGATCTGGTCGGCATCTCCTCCCCCGCCTCGCGGGTCGACGATTACCCGCACCAGTTCTCTGGCGGGATGCGCCAGCGCATCCTCATCGCCATGGCCATCGCTCTGGAGCCCGA encodes the following:
- a CDS encoding ABC transporter substrate-binding protein, with amino-acid sequence MTTHKTRIAIGAIAAAAALALTACAPQAPEPAASGDASSGGSSDTLTIATTTDVVNYNPLIGNSRSDYWVTNLMYPHLLSIGDDGSKSAELAVDWGYVDDTTGFYEIRDDMTWSDGEPLTAEDVAYTMNAVKQDAPAGTFYGQMANFESAEAVSDTRVEITLTQPDSSIVEEIGFWGNVVPQHVFEPAGSVAEFANDGGEDGWVSAGPYRLTSVQVGQSYTLERVENYPLVEGGTPGPASVIYRVFPDVNTEILALQSGEVDVIANSLPPAQVEQLRNTDGIEVAEVTGLGYAHMTYNMQNPDLAKTEVRRALAHAADYEAIRDVVLQGQAVSTGSSPLMPVLSKYYDDSITEYEYDPELSRQLMEDAGYTADASGMFPVSFRLIYSLQDPVTSQWAQLVKDGAAEAGITIELQGTERNTYLAMTNEGDYDIYAGNFAIMDDPVTNFALSYLPDGAINYTYVDDPALNDLILQASATFDEEEKIAIMREAAQLVHDEVYDNVMYTQNLFVAHSSDWAGFISKPSELLSIVNPISIASAYKVTE
- a CDS encoding membrane dipeptidase, with the translated sequence MLEPAERYTGYKAYEYLEAGVDYRDFGYARQIGRVPEYAGLELTSTQAERAERLQRDEVVISLHEHVQVFPENMDHLKDHIRQGREPTGYEGLSRSGLTAVFDNGMDGTCCISSDAGWKYQDVLFDLGVRMADLAHQDYLIKGETLKDIRYAHETGRIAHIFALEAATMIENEVDRLDVLYGFGVRQMGIAYSEANTLGSGLKERGDGGLTYFGERAVQRMNKLGIAIDISHSGDRTCVDVIKASTKPVFITHAGARTVWPTNRMKTDETIVECARRGGVIGIEAAPHTTLSPKHPLHSLESVMDHFVYCAELVGIEHVSFGPDTLFGDHVGLHHAFAAQLSLGQAHGQVEFDEVPYVDGVENPAEAMGNIIGWLVKHDYSDDEIRAVVGGNTMRLLEEVWV